In Ctenopharyngodon idella isolate HZGC_01 chromosome 1, HZGC01, whole genome shotgun sequence, a single genomic region encodes these proteins:
- the mab21l2 gene encoding protein mab-21-like 2: MIATQAKLVYQLNKYYNERCQARKAAIAKTIREVCKVVSDVLKEVEVQEPRFISSLSEIDARYEGMEVIAPNEFEVVLYLNQMGVFNFVDDGSLPGCAVLKLSDGRKRSMSLWVEFITASGYLSARKIRSRFQTLVAQAVDKCSYRDVVKMVADTSEVKLRIRERYVVQITPAFKCTGIWPRSAAQWPMPHIPWPGPNRVAEVKAEGFNLLSKECYSLTGKQSSAESDAWVLQFAEAENRLLMSGCRKKCLSILKTLRDRHLELPGQPLNNYHMKTLLLYECEKHPRETDWDESCLGDRLNGILLQLISCLQCRRCPHYFLPNLDLFQGKPHSALETAAKQTWRLAREILTNAKSLDKL, translated from the coding sequence ATGATTGCAACGCAAGCAAAGCTGGTTTACCAGCTCAATAAATATTACAACGAAAGATGCCAGGCGCGCAAAGCGGCCATCGCCAAGACCATACGAGAGGTGTGTAAGGTGGTGTCGGATGTGCTGAAGGAGGTGGAGGTCCAGGAGCCCCGTTTCATCAGCTCCTTGAGCGAGATAGACGCGCGCTATGAGGGCATGGAGGTCATCGCACCCAACGAGTTTGAGGTCGTGCTTTACCTGAACCAGATGGGAGTCTTCAACTTCGTGGATGACGGCTCTCTGCCGGGCTGCGCGGTGCTCAAACTCAGCGACGGCCGTAAGAGGAGCATGTCCCTGTGGGTGGAGTTCATTACCGCCTCCGGTTATCTGTCGGCGCGAAAGATCCGCTCCCGCTTCCAGACGCTGGTGGCCCAGGCCGTGGATAAATGCAGCTACCGGGACGTGGTTAAGATGGTGGCGGACACGAGCGAAGTAAAACTGCGCATTCGGGAGAGGTACGTGGTGCAAATCACCCCGGCCTTTAAGTGCACGGGCATCTGGCCTAGAAGTGCCGCTCAGTGGCCCATGCCTCACATCCCGTGGCCCGGGCCGAACCGGGTAGCGGAAGTGAAAGCGGAGGGTTTTAACCTCCTCTCTAAAGAGTGTTACTCGTTAACGGGGAAGCAGAGCTCGGCGGAAAGCGACGCCTGGGTTTTGCAGTTCGCCGAGGCCGAGAACAGGCTTCTGATGTCGGGCTGTAGAAAGAAATGCCTCTCTATTCTAAAGACTCTCCGTGACCGACACCTCGAGCTGCCGGGACAGCCGCTCAATAACTACCACATGAAGACCCTGCTGCTGTACGAGTGTGAGAAACACCCGCGGGAGACTGACTGGGACGAGTCGTGCCTCGGCGACCGTCTGAACGGTATTCTGCTGCAGCTCATCTCCTGTCTGCAGTGCCGTCGGTGCCCACATTACTTCTTACCCAATCTAGACCTGTTTCAGGGTAAACCACACTCAGCCCTGGAGACAGCGGCCAAACAGACCTGGAGACTGGCCAGAGAAATCCTTACCAACGCTAAAAGTTTGGATAAACTGTAA